In the genome of Moorena sp. SIOASIH, the window GGATTTAATGGCACGTAAGACTGTAATTTTCCCTTCAAAATGGGAAAATTAGCGAATTACGGCTCAAAGGTAATTAATTAAAATAATCGATTCAGTAATCTATTACTATGTACTGAGAAAAATGCCATTTTCAGTAGATTTAACTAGTAAGTGTGCAAAGTTTTGATGAAGTACCTTGCCATATAACACAATAAGGATTAGTTTTTAAGTAATCCCTATTGACTGGCAGCGCTTTCCTTGCTAATGCTTTGACAGGGTGGCAAGGAAAGCTTCCCCGTAAGCATATGCGCTACGGGCACGCTGCGCGAACAGTGGTCAGTGGTCAGCGGTCAGCAGTCAGCTTTGTGGCACAGGCTTCCAGCTTGTGAATTCACTGAGATTAAACCAATGCTTACCTGTTTTATTCAAAAGCTTTTCCCCTAGCGGATTAGCTGATAGCTGATAGCTGAATGCTTACGCTTCCCCTTAGGTAGATTTGCGGATGGGGATTGTGGTGGCTTAGTCAGCCAAATCTTAGGTCAGGCAAATCTTAGGTCAGCCAAATGTTAACGATTATTTCTTTGTCTGGGAGAAATGAGACAGGAAGTATCGCGATACTCTATGCTCAGTAAGGGTTTTACTATGTATACGAGCAATATAAATGTATCAGCCTTTCCTGGACTATCTGGAAAAAGAGCTATTCAAGCGGTTTGATTTAAGCAGTCAACCGATTCCCCCAGGCTTAGAACGCCAGGTAAGCGATCGCGCTAAACATCGGGCAATTATTCAAAGCTGGTGTTACCAATGCCCGGAATTGCGGAAAATTCGCTATACCTACATGGATGTTGGACCAGTCTCCCAAGTGTTTAACAGTGTGATGTATCCTAGCCACTGTTACGATCTGCCTTTACTAGGGATTGACTTCTTATCCTTTGGCAAAAAGAAGATCCTGGTGGTTCTAGACTTTCAGCCATTGTTCAGGGATGAAGCGTATCAGGAAAAATACATTGAACCGATGCGAGTCATTCGCGATCGCTATCAGGACTTGGCACAAAACTTAGAAATGAAGTTTTACGATGCCAACCAGTACTTCTCTAAGTATCTACTGTTTGCCAAAATCGATTCCCTAGAGACAGTGCAAACAGAAGTCTTTGAGGCTTACAAAGACTACTTGGCATTATATTGGCAAATGGTGGAGCAAGCTGAGCCTCTAACTGAGCCAGAAGATATTGAGCGCATTGTAAAGGCGCAGAAAGACTATGACCAGTATAGTGCCGACAGAGACCCAGCCCATGGTCTGTTCAGCAGCTACTTTGGTTCCGAGTGGGCAGAGCAGTTCTTATATGAGTTCTTATTTGAAAATGCCATGCCTTTAGCCGTTAGTCAAAGCCAAACATGACTCTCTATCAGCCGTTTCTAGACTACGCGATCGCATATCTAAAAGAGCGCCTTGATCTACAGCCTTATCCCATTCCCCCTGGGTTTGAAAGCAAATTCGCAACAGTGGGGAAAGGGAAAAAGCAGCAAGATGTCCTGACCACCAGTTATGCCTTTGCTGCACCCAAAATCAGACAAATTCGAGCTGCTCATGTCCAGGGGGGAACAGCATTACAGGTACTCAATTTTGTGATCTTCCCCCAGCTCAACTATGACCTGCCCTTCTTCGGTGCTGACTTAGTGACCTTACCTGGTGGACATCTGATTGCCTTGGATATGCAGCCCCTGTTCCGGGATGATCCAGCCTATCAAGCTCGTTACACTGAACCTATCCTACCGATTTTCAAGGCCCATCAACAGCATTTGCCTTGGGGAGGAGACTTTCCTGAGGAAGCCACACCGTTCTTTTCCCCAGCTTTCCTGTGGACACGCCCTAAGGAAACGGAAGTAGTGGAAAATCGGGTGTTTGCTGCCTTCAAGGACTATCTGACAGCTTACTTGGATTTTGTGGATCAGGCAGAACTAATTACCGATTCCAAGCATCTCGAAGCCATCAAGGAAGCTCAACTGCGTTATCTGGGTTATCGTGCTGAGAAAGACCCAGCTCGTGGTATGTTTCAGAGATTTTATGGCAGTGAATGGACTGAGGAGTACATCCATGGTTTCTTGTTTGACCTAGAGCGAAAGCTCGCACAGGCAAGTTAAGCACTACTGTAATTCTTAGGATCTTAAAACTTAACCTGAGTTCGATGTAAAAAATTGGTTAGTTTTTTCAGGAGTATTGAGTCAGGAGTATTGAGTCATAAGTCAGGATAAGACTACAGAATTGATGGAAATAATACAGAATTTTATTCTTGATAAAACTCTGATTAATTGCCAGTTAACTGGGAAATAATTGATTTTGAATCCATTTTTAATGACTCGAAGCTCCTGACTCAATACTCCTACATTTTAGAGCTTTTGATTAAAGGTGCAAGATCTTAGCCTCGCCCCTAGCCGCGATCGCCAAACCGTAACAGTAGCCAGAAACAGATTTTTTTGATATATCTCAAATCCTTGTCTTGATGCAGCCCCTCCCTAATCGCGCTTTGCATCAAGACAAGCTCGTTTAAATGGGCGACAGCTGACTGAATACTGAATACTTAATACTTGATACTTCATACTTCATAGGTCGCTAAAATAACAAATTATGTCTTTTGATTAAAAAACGTAAAAAAAGTTAGGATTGTATGAAGCTCATCCCCTAATCTGTGATTATAACTGAGTAAGCATTCAGCGTGTCGCGTATCAGCGTGTCGCGTATCAGCTATCAGCTTTTAGCTATGAGTTTATGCCCATAGCGCACGCTACATGAACAGCTTATGCCCATAGCGCACGCTACTTGAGTGGCCATTGGCCAACGACTGACCACTGACGGCTGACGGCTGACGGCTGACGGCTGACGGCTGAATGCTTAGATGACTGAGGTTTACGATCATAGAGGTGATTAATGACAATTCCTTTGTTAGAGTATCCCCCCTCAACCCAAAATCAGCGCGTCGCTGGATATGAGGTGCCCGGAGATGAGCAGCCTAAACTATACACTACAGCTAATCTGCTCTCTCCATCGGAAATGGATGAGTTGATTAGGGCAGCCTATGGTCAGATTTTTCATGAACAACAGATTCTGACAAGCAACCGCCAAACCTTTTTAGAATCACAGCTGAGGTTTGGTCAAATCACGGTGCGCGAGTTCATTCGTGGTCTAGCAACATCTGAACCTTTTTGGCAGCGCAATTATCAGACCAACAACAACTACCGTTTTGTCCAGATGTGTGTACAACGCATCTTGGGGCGTGATATCTACAGCGAGCGGGAGAAGTTAGCTTGGTCAATAGTGCTGGCTAGTAATGGCTTAAAAAACTTTATTGATGCTCTGGTCGATAGCGACGAGTACCTGGAAAACTTTGGTGATGACACCGTGCCTTATCAGCGGCGGCGGATCATACCGCAGCGTACTCAAGGCGATCTACCCTTTGCCCGGATGCCTCGTTATGCGGAAGACTACCGCAGCCAACTGCAACAGCTGGGTTACTTTAAACACCAACCAATTGATATTTTCAAAACCTATTATCCTCCTGCCTCAGTGCGCTTTGTAGCAGGAGTACTCACTAAGGCAGGAGCTGTAGTCTTACTTGGGGGAACAATTGCGATCGCCTTAGCCGCCTGGGGTATTATCAGTCTGTAGCTGTGAGTGTAGGTTTGATAAGAAATGTTACTAACCTGCTAACGGCTAGACCAATTAGCTGGATTGAACAGCTGACCTGTGTCTTGAGCAGGAGGTAAGCAACCAAGAGGCTTCCAGCACCAACATTGAGCCAATCCACAGGGTAGCCATGGCAAGCCAGTTCTGATATAGCGTTGCGATCAGACATAAAAAATCTTAAACTCTTAACAAGATGTAACGAATAAAGGCTCGACATCATTGTATAAAAGTTACCTGAAGGGTAAATAGTGACAGGCGAAAGCCAACCAACCGGTTGACACACAGCATTCCTAGGTCTCTCACCAAAACGTGAAGTTTTGTAATTTTTCTTAACGATCCGTTTTGTTACCAAACTCATGGGACAAAGACTAGGACAAAGACCAAAAAAGAGAGATAGGAGTATTGGCTGTGGCTGGAGCATGTTCTATGCCGTTCCCGTTTCAAACTGCTTGATTCAGTTTGATTCAGTCTGAGTCTGTTTAACTGAAGCCCGTTTTGAAACAAAACCAACTAACCTAGGAGATTCCGTCAATGTTTGATGCGTTTACTAAGCTTGTTTCTCAGGCTGATGCCCAGGGTCAATACATTAGTACTGAGCAACTAAGTGCCCTTAGCGCTATGGTGAAGGACAGCAACAAGCGGATGGATGCAGTC includes:
- a CDS encoding phycoerythrobilin:ferredoxin oxidoreductase, which translates into the protein MTLYQPFLDYAIAYLKERLDLQPYPIPPGFESKFATVGKGKKQQDVLTTSYAFAAPKIRQIRAAHVQGGTALQVLNFVIFPQLNYDLPFFGADLVTLPGGHLIALDMQPLFRDDPAYQARYTEPILPIFKAHQQHLPWGGDFPEEATPFFSPAFLWTRPKETEVVENRVFAAFKDYLTAYLDFVDQAELITDSKHLEAIKEAQLRYLGYRAEKDPARGMFQRFYGSEWTEEYIHGFLFDLERKLAQAS
- a CDS encoding phycobilisome rod-core linker polypeptide, which encodes MTIPLLEYPPSTQNQRVAGYEVPGDEQPKLYTTANLLSPSEMDELIRAAYGQIFHEQQILTSNRQTFLESQLRFGQITVREFIRGLATSEPFWQRNYQTNNNYRFVQMCVQRILGRDIYSEREKLAWSIVLASNGLKNFIDALVDSDEYLENFGDDTVPYQRRRIIPQRTQGDLPFARMPRYAEDYRSQLQQLGYFKHQPIDIFKTYYPPASVRFVAGVLTKAGAVVLLGGTIAIALAAWGIISL
- a CDS encoding 15,16-dihydrobiliverdin:ferredoxin oxidoreductase codes for the protein MYQPFLDYLEKELFKRFDLSSQPIPPGLERQVSDRAKHRAIIQSWCYQCPELRKIRYTYMDVGPVSQVFNSVMYPSHCYDLPLLGIDFLSFGKKKILVVLDFQPLFRDEAYQEKYIEPMRVIRDRYQDLAQNLEMKFYDANQYFSKYLLFAKIDSLETVQTEVFEAYKDYLALYWQMVEQAEPLTEPEDIERIVKAQKDYDQYSADRDPAHGLFSSYFGSEWAEQFLYEFLFENAMPLAVSQSQT